The Pseudomonas sp. R4-35-07 genome contains a region encoding:
- a CDS encoding cysteine dioxygenase → MSTENRAAVIEAFLQQVRVINQRGVDRAALVQIVGLLERLAERRDLFNFDQFPAPVPGQGSTAFRYRLNDDGDTPTLYLNSLLPGKSTIPHNHETWAIITAIEGQEINYVYGRSDAGREPGFTTLTLEQEVIVQPGTSISFLGEDLHGIKVEGEQATLHFHLYGLPLESLNGRYGVEADGRILNYNASQMAPSIRAY, encoded by the coding sequence ATGAGTACCGAAAACCGTGCCGCCGTCATCGAAGCGTTTTTGCAACAGGTCCGTGTGATCAACCAGCGTGGCGTAGACCGCGCGGCGCTGGTGCAGATCGTTGGCCTGCTGGAACGCCTGGCCGAACGTCGCGACCTGTTCAACTTCGACCAATTCCCCGCACCGGTGCCGGGGCAGGGCAGCACGGCGTTCCGTTATCGCCTCAACGATGACGGCGACACCCCGACGCTGTACCTCAACTCGCTGTTGCCGGGCAAAAGCACGATCCCGCACAACCACGAGACGTGGGCGATCATCACCGCGATTGAAGGCCAGGAAATCAACTACGTCTATGGGCGCAGCGACGCGGGCCGCGAACCGGGCTTCACCACCCTGACCCTGGAACAGGAAGTGATTGTGCAGCCGGGCACCTCGATCTCGTTCCTCGGCGAAGATCTGCACGGCATAAAGGTTGAAGGCGAACAGGCGACTTTGCATTTCCACCTCTACGGCCTGCCCTTGGAATCGTTGAACGGCCGTTACGGCGTGGAAGCGGACGGCCGCATCCTCAACTACAACGCCTCGCAGATGGCACCGTCGATTCGCGCCTACTGA
- a CDS encoding amino acid ABC transporter ATP-binding protein — MPSIEPLVSLRDVHLSFGANPVLKGINLEVLRGQAVSIIGPSGSGKSTILRCITGLLQPQRGSIRVGQTQVDTLAQEAQRIELRKRVGFVFQQYNLFPHLSVLENLVIAPRKVLGRHRAEAEKDARALLAKVRMEHKADAYPGQLSGGQQQRVAIARALAMRPELILFDEVTSALDPETVGEVLTVIRELTEEGMTCVLVTHEMRFAEEISDVVYFTEHGVIVEHGSAAHIFQNPANERTQTFLRHALGDAGRRGPIAHDPYLLANLSRYSLSV; from the coding sequence ATGCCTTCTATTGAACCCTTGGTGAGCCTGCGGGATGTGCACCTGTCGTTCGGCGCCAACCCGGTGCTCAAGGGCATCAACCTTGAGGTACTGCGCGGCCAGGCGGTGTCGATCATCGGCCCGTCGGGCTCGGGCAAGTCCACGATCCTGCGCTGCATCACCGGGCTGCTGCAGCCCCAGCGCGGCAGCATCCGCGTGGGCCAGACCCAGGTCGACACCCTGGCCCAGGAAGCCCAGCGCATCGAGCTGCGCAAGCGCGTCGGCTTTGTGTTCCAGCAGTACAACCTGTTTCCGCACCTGTCGGTGCTGGAGAACCTGGTGATCGCGCCGCGCAAGGTGCTCGGGCGCCACCGCGCCGAGGCGGAAAAAGACGCGCGGGCGCTGCTGGCCAAAGTGCGCATGGAGCACAAGGCCGATGCCTACCCCGGCCAATTGTCCGGCGGCCAGCAACAGCGCGTGGCGATTGCGCGCGCCCTGGCGATGCGCCCGGAGCTGATCCTGTTCGATGAAGTGACCTCGGCGCTCGACCCGGAAACCGTCGGCGAAGTGCTGACGGTGATCCGCGAACTCACCGAAGAGGGCATGACGTGCGTGCTGGTCACCCACGAAATGCGCTTCGCCGAAGAGATCAGCGATGTCGTGTACTTCACCGAACACGGGGTGATTGTCGAGCATGGCAGCGCCGCACACATCTTCCAGAACCCGGCCAACGAGCGCACCCAGACGTTCCTGCGCCATGCCCTGGGCGACGCGGGGCGTCGTGGCCCGATTGCCCACGACCCGTACCTGCTGGCCAATTTGAGCCGCTACAGCCTGTCTGTCTGA
- a CDS encoding amino acid ABC transporter permease — protein MATDSFAVLSALLQWSPALLAGFGQNILISLLAIAIGSVLGLLIGALALSPLGFVARLWVQVFRNAPWLVLIYFTTYVFPFEIHIGNSYVSFPDWVKVTLGLALPASANVAEIFRGAIGSIPSTQWEAARSLAFTRGQLFRSIILPQCFKRMLPPWMNLYAVVTMGTALASLVGVHDVIDTAQIASNTVNMTGFTVVIYLSLLVLFFAYCYPISRLTQHLERRYAFY, from the coding sequence ATGGCCACTGATTCATTTGCGGTGCTGTCGGCCTTGCTGCAATGGTCGCCAGCGCTGCTGGCCGGTTTCGGCCAAAACATTCTGATCAGCCTGCTGGCGATTGCCATCGGTTCGGTGCTGGGCCTGTTGATCGGCGCGCTGGCGCTGTCGCCCCTGGGGTTTGTCGCACGGCTGTGGGTGCAGGTGTTTCGCAATGCGCCGTGGCTGGTGTTGATCTATTTCACCACCTACGTGTTTCCGTTCGAGATCCACATTGGCAACAGCTACGTGTCGTTTCCCGACTGGGTCAAGGTCACCCTCGGCCTGGCGCTGCCGGCCAGCGCCAACGTGGCGGAGATCTTTCGCGGCGCCATCGGTTCGATCCCCAGCACCCAGTGGGAAGCCGCGCGCTCGCTGGCCTTTACCCGTGGCCAGTTGTTCCGCTCGATCATCCTGCCGCAGTGCTTCAAGCGCATGTTGCCGCCCTGGATGAACCTTTATGCCGTGGTCACCATGGGCACGGCACTGGCCTCGCTGGTGGGCGTGCATGACGTGATCGACACCGCGCAGATCGCCAGCAACACGGTAAACATGACCGGCTTCACAGTGGTGATCTACCTGAGCCTGTTGGTGCTGTTCTTTGCCTATTGCTACCCGATCTCCCGTCTCACCCAACACCTGGAGCGCCGTTATGCCTTCTATTGA
- a CDS encoding amino acid ABC transporter permease, with translation MMEVFVHWAAGIGLNYNFLLDAYQRGSLVQGALTTGLLCLFTVIGSLLAGIGLAAMLTSGNPWLARPARVFIEVTRNTPTLVQLYCAFLVLNMLLTQAVGAANPLTPFAWVVIVISLHKGAFHAEALRAGIEAVPAVTLEAASSLAFSRRQLLWNVQLPLALRFALPSLINNLIDLVKMTAVASAIAVGDITYAAIMIWTQSDNVLELMILILGFFGLLSFIVNCVGRWLEARLRMPGYGH, from the coding sequence ATGATGGAAGTGTTCGTGCACTGGGCCGCCGGTATCGGCCTGAATTACAACTTCCTGCTCGATGCCTACCAGCGCGGCTCCCTGGTGCAAGGGGCGTTGACCACCGGCCTGCTGTGCCTGTTCACGGTCATCGGCAGCCTGCTGGCGGGCATCGGCCTGGCGGCGATGCTCACCTCGGGCAACCCGTGGTTGGCCAGGCCTGCGCGGGTATTCATCGAAGTCACGCGCAATACGCCCACCCTGGTGCAGCTGTACTGCGCGTTCCTGGTGCTGAACATGCTGCTGACCCAGGCGGTCGGCGCGGCCAACCCGCTGACGCCGTTCGCCTGGGTGGTGATCGTGATTTCCCTGCACAAGGGCGCGTTCCATGCCGAGGCCTTGCGCGCCGGCATCGAGGCGGTGCCCGCGGTGACGCTGGAGGCCGCCAGTTCCCTGGCCTTCAGCCGCCGCCAACTGCTGTGGAATGTGCAACTGCCGCTGGCGCTGCGCTTTGCCTTGCCGTCGCTGATCAACAACCTGATCGACCTGGTGAAGATGACGGCCGTGGCCTCGGCCATCGCGGTGGGCGACATCACCTACGCGGCGATCATGATCTGGACCCAGAGCGACAACGTGCTGGAGCTGATGATCCTGATCCTCGGCTTTTTCGGCCTGCTGAGCTTTATCGTCAATTGTGTGGGGCGCTGGCTCGAAGCGCGCCTGAGGATGCCCGGCTATGGCCACTGA
- a CDS encoding aminotransferase class I/II-fold pyridoxal phosphate-dependent enzyme, whose translation MSVRLSRRVQRVSLSANAAAKSRATELREAGRDILDLTTGEPDFDTPEPVKQAAYAAIAAGATKYTPTPGVKALRLAVQRKLAAENRLDYPLASIVIANGAKQIIFNAFAATLDDGDEVLVPTPYWPSFPDSVRFNGGEPVFTECGLEQGCKLLPAQLEQHLTPRTRWLILNSPGNPSGAVYSEAELTALAAVLRRHPQVLILLDELYEHIRFDGHPAQSLLNVAPDLQARCLLVGGVSKTYAMTGWRIGFGAGPQTLTDAMTVVQSQSTSGASSVGQAAALAAYSGGLDFLAEQVATYQARRDRLVQALRQVDGLEVLEPQGGFFVFVRCAGLLGRLRPDGLRLEDDADVVAWLLEQGVAAVAGSAYGLSPWFRLSIATATDSVVEAGRRIASACEQLR comes from the coding sequence ATGAGCGTACGCCTGTCTCGGCGCGTGCAGCGGGTGTCGCTGTCCGCCAACGCCGCCGCCAAATCCCGCGCCACCGAGTTGCGCGAGGCCGGGCGCGACATTCTCGATCTCACCACCGGCGAGCCGGATTTCGACACCCCGGAGCCGGTCAAGCAGGCCGCCTATGCCGCCATCGCCGCCGGCGCGACCAAGTACACGCCGACGCCGGGGGTGAAGGCGTTGCGGCTGGCGGTACAGCGCAAGCTCGCGGCTGAAAATCGCCTGGACTACCCGCTGGCCAGCATCGTGATCGCCAATGGCGCCAAGCAGATCATCTTCAATGCCTTCGCCGCCACGCTGGATGATGGCGACGAGGTGCTGGTGCCGACGCCTTACTGGCCGTCGTTCCCGGACAGCGTGCGTTTCAACGGCGGCGAGCCGGTGTTTACCGAATGCGGCCTGGAGCAGGGCTGCAAGTTGCTGCCGGCCCAACTGGAACAGCACCTCACCCCGCGCACACGCTGGTTGATTCTCAACAGTCCGGGCAACCCCAGTGGCGCGGTGTACAGCGAGGCCGAGCTGACGGCGTTGGCTGCGGTATTGCGCCGCCATCCCCAGGTGCTGATCCTGCTGGATGAACTGTATGAACATATTCGTTTCGACGGCCACCCGGCGCAGAGCCTGTTGAATGTCGCTCCGGACCTGCAGGCGCGTTGCCTGCTGGTGGGCGGCGTGTCCAAGACCTACGCCATGACCGGCTGGCGTATCGGCTTCGGCGCCGGGCCGCAGACGCTCACCGACGCCATGACGGTGGTGCAGTCGCAATCCACCTCCGGTGCTTCATCGGTGGGCCAGGCCGCCGCGTTGGCGGCGTATTCCGGCGGGCTGGATTTTCTCGCGGAGCAGGTCGCCACCTATCAAGCGCGTCGGGACAGGCTGGTCCAGGCGCTGAGACAGGTCGACGGCCTGGAGGTGCTCGAACCCCAAGGCGGTTTCTTCGTGTTTGTGCGCTGCGCCGGGCTGCTGGGACGCTTGCGCCCGGATGGCCTGCGCCTGGAAGACGACGCTGATGTGGTCGCCTGGCTGCTGGAACAGGGCGTGGCGGCGGTGGCGGGCAGCGCCTATGGCCTGTCGCCGTGGTTTCGCCTGTCCATCGCCACGGCGACCGACAGCGTTGTCGAGGCCGGACGGCGTATCGCCAGCGCCTGCGAGCAGTTGCGATGA
- a CDS encoding FAD-binding oxidoreductase yields MSDALFATLQQLLGSAHVQSSAQAAQYLTDKQGRYTGQVVAAVHPANTDEVAAVVRACVALKAPIVVQGGNTGLMAGATPDASGRSVLLLLDRMNRVRDVDTDNDTLTVEAGCILHDVQATARAAGRLFPLSLGAEGSCTLGGNLGTNAGGTAVLRYGNTRELTLGLEVVTAEGEIWHGLRGLRKDNTGYDLRDLYIGSEGTLGIITAATLKLFPQPLAQATALLAFDELAQAVAFLSHARAGFGANLTAFELLSADCLALLREQFPQGPQPFKSARQPWFALIELSDNHGESHAREAFEHVLGEAFEHRLISDALIAESLAQSQALWLLRENMSEAQKRAGRNMKHDISVPISQVVAFVAQTDALLQQHFPGVRHFTFGHLGDGNLHYNVAHPLGSTVEAHMAHYAQLSALVHDSAHAHGGSISAEHGIGQRKVGLLGRYKSAVELDLMRRIKQALDPHNLLNPGKVLEVQP; encoded by the coding sequence ATGAGTGATGCGCTGTTCGCCACCCTGCAGCAACTGCTCGGCAGCGCCCATGTGCAGAGCAGCGCGCAGGCGGCGCAGTACCTGACCGACAAGCAGGGGCGCTACACCGGCCAGGTCGTCGCGGCGGTGCACCCGGCCAACACTGACGAAGTGGCGGCGGTGGTGCGTGCCTGCGTGGCATTGAAGGCGCCGATCGTGGTGCAGGGCGGCAACACGGGGCTGATGGCCGGCGCTACGCCGGATGCCAGCGGGCGTTCGGTATTGCTGTTGCTGGACCGAATGAACCGCGTGCGCGATGTCGACACCGACAACGACACCCTGACCGTGGAAGCCGGTTGCATCCTGCACGACGTCCAGGCCACGGCGCGCGCGGCCGGCCGCCTGTTTCCCCTGAGCTTGGGCGCCGAAGGCAGTTGCACCCTCGGCGGCAACCTCGGCACCAATGCCGGTGGCACGGCGGTGCTGCGCTACGGCAATACCCGCGAGCTGACCCTGGGGCTGGAAGTGGTTACGGCCGAAGGCGAGATCTGGCATGGCCTGCGCGGTTTGCGCAAGGACAACACCGGCTACGACCTGCGCGACCTCTACATTGGCAGCGAGGGCACCCTTGGCATTATCACCGCCGCCACCTTGAAGCTGTTCCCGCAGCCCTTGGCCCAGGCCACGGCGCTGCTGGCGTTCGATGAACTGGCCCAGGCCGTCGCCTTCCTGTCCCATGCCCGCGCCGGCTTCGGCGCGAACCTGACTGCTTTCGAATTGCTCTCTGCCGATTGCCTGGCCCTGCTGCGCGAGCAGTTCCCCCAAGGCCCGCAGCCGTTCAAGAGCGCGCGCCAACCCTGGTTCGCCCTGATCGAACTGTCCGACAACCACGGCGAAAGCCATGCCCGCGAAGCCTTCGAACACGTCTTGGGTGAGGCCTTCGAACACCGATTGATCAGTGATGCGCTGATCGCCGAGAGCCTGGCGCAGAGCCAGGCCCTGTGGCTGCTGCGCGAAAACATGAGCGAGGCGCAGAAACGCGCTGGGCGCAACATGAAGCACGATATCTCGGTGCCGATTTCCCAGGTGGTGGCGTTCGTGGCCCAGACCGATGCGTTGTTGCAGCAGCACTTTCCCGGCGTGCGCCACTTCACCTTCGGCCATCTGGGCGACGGCAACCTGCATTACAACGTGGCGCATCCGCTGGGTTCGACGGTGGAGGCGCACATGGCGCACTACGCGCAGTTGAGCGCGCTGGTGCACGACAGCGCCCACGCCCACGGTGGCTCGATCAGCGCCGAGCATGGCATCGGGCAGCGTAAGGTCGGCTTGCTGGGGCGCTACAAAAGCGCGGTAGAGCTGGACCTGATGCGCCGCATCAAGCAAGCGCTCGACCCGCACAACCTGCTCAACCCAGGAAAAGTCCTCGAGGTGCAGCCATGA
- a CDS encoding transporter substrate-binding domain-containing protein, with translation MPFKSLLALGLALCAGVAHADATLDKIGQRHAISVGVILSGPPFGTLDPKTGEHLGYNVELAKAVGQALGVETKTVSVLAPNRVQFLQQGKVDILIANMQFTEERAEILDYVPTPYEEVGGAALIRKGSGIKQWADLKDKPVCVSQGSNFIKPLQDTYGAQIKAFRSQSESLLSLRGNGCVAAVHVSPTMHALLGDAEWAGYEIPLPGDLIPSNSVIWIRKGEHDTQARLDAIVKGWHKSGFLIALGERTGMAPSQALRDLHEQYSHE, from the coding sequence ATGCCGTTCAAAAGCCTCCTCGCGCTCGGCCTGGCCCTGTGCGCAGGCGTGGCCCATGCCGACGCCACCCTCGACAAGATCGGCCAGCGCCACGCCATCAGCGTCGGGGTGATCCTCAGCGGCCCGCCGTTCGGCACCCTCGACCCCAAGACCGGCGAGCACCTGGGTTACAACGTCGAACTGGCCAAGGCCGTCGGCCAGGCGCTGGGCGTCGAGACCAAGACCGTTTCGGTGCTGGCGCCCAACCGTGTGCAGTTCCTGCAACAGGGCAAGGTCGACATTCTGATCGCCAATATGCAGTTCACCGAAGAGCGCGCCGAGATCCTCGACTACGTGCCCACGCCGTACGAAGAAGTCGGTGGCGCGGCGTTGATTCGCAAGGGGTCGGGCATCAAACAGTGGGCCGACCTCAAGGACAAGCCGGTGTGCGTGTCCCAGGGCAGCAACTTCATCAAGCCGTTGCAAGACACCTACGGCGCGCAGATCAAGGCGTTCCGCAGCCAGTCCGAATCGCTGCTGTCGTTGCGCGGCAATGGGTGCGTGGCGGCGGTGCACGTCAGCCCGACCATGCACGCCTTGCTCGGCGACGCCGAGTGGGCCGGTTATGAGATACCGCTGCCGGGTGACCTGATTCCCTCCAACTCGGTGATCTGGATTCGCAAGGGCGAGCACGACACCCAGGCCAGGCTCGATGCCATCGTGAAGGGCTGGCATAAAAGCGGCTTCCTGATTGCCCTGGGCGAGCGCACCGGCATGGCGCCGTCCCAGGCCCTGCGCGATTTGCACGAGCAGTACAGCCATGAGTGA
- a CDS encoding transporter substrate-binding domain-containing protein, with translation MKLKKWLPVALGSMIALGASVAAQADATLDKIEQRHVLVVGVLLSGGPFGSIDPTTQQPKGLNVDLANELGRQLQAQVQLVPVLPANRVQFLQQGKVDLLIANMEWTAERGEILGFVPTPFYRVGGAAAVLKRSKIARWEDLKDQPVCTSQGSSYVKSLTESGAQIKAFKSSSESLLALRGNNCVAAVHDATLINPLINDSAEWQDYRVIGPELNPAPSVIWTRRGESDTQARLDPIIKRLHGSGWLIEAQTRNRISPASPALVELQQQFKGA, from the coding sequence ATGAAGTTGAAGAAATGGTTGCCGGTGGCCCTCGGGTCGATGATCGCCCTGGGCGCCAGCGTGGCGGCGCAGGCCGATGCGACCCTGGACAAGATCGAGCAGCGCCATGTGCTGGTGGTGGGCGTGCTGTTGTCCGGCGGGCCGTTCGGCAGCATCGACCCGACGACGCAGCAGCCCAAGGGCCTGAACGTGGACCTGGCCAACGAACTCGGCCGCCAGCTCCAGGCCCAGGTGCAACTGGTGCCGGTACTGCCCGCCAACCGTGTGCAGTTCCTGCAGCAGGGCAAGGTTGATCTGCTGATCGCGAACATGGAATGGACCGCCGAGCGCGGCGAAATCCTCGGGTTTGTGCCCACTCCGTTCTACCGCGTCGGCGGCGCCGCGGCCGTACTCAAGCGCAGCAAGATCGCACGCTGGGAAGACCTCAAGGATCAGCCGGTGTGTACCTCCCAGGGCAGCAGCTATGTCAAATCGCTGACCGAATCCGGCGCGCAGATCAAGGCGTTCAAAAGCTCCTCCGAATCCCTGCTGGCCCTGCGCGGTAACAATTGCGTGGCGGCGGTGCATGACGCCACCCTGATCAACCCGCTGATTAACGACAGCGCCGAATGGCAGGACTACCGTGTCATCGGCCCGGAACTCAACCCGGCGCCATCGGTGATCTGGACCCGTCGCGGCGAAAGCGACACCCAGGCCAGGCTCGACCCGATCATCAAGCGGCTGCACGGCAGCGGCTGGCTGATCGAAGCCCAGACCCGCAACCGCATCAGCCCGGCCTCGCCGGCGCTGGTGGAGTTGCAACAACAGTTCAAGGGGGCCTGA
- a CDS encoding LysR substrate-binding domain-containing protein: MSTLDLELLRTFIAVVDHHSFAEAGLHLARTQSSVTQHMQRLEQQVGVSLFEKRGRQKQLTEPGLQLLRHARQMLSLNDEVLNSLRESSLSGVLRIGSPHDIADTILPPILSHIARSAPRLRLEIDVGRSPFLMDDLHRGKVDMVISTRSDPTLEGFALRTSPVWWICSAQYIHQPSEPLPLILVDEPSIYRRYALEALERANIAWRQAYLASNLIGIKAATRAGLGVTPRSMEMLGPDMRVLGETDGLPRLPEVTYYLWIRPNTANPIARKAYDLIRGSQGL, from the coding sequence ATGTCGACCCTCGACCTAGAACTGTTGCGCACCTTTATCGCCGTGGTCGATCACCACAGCTTCGCCGAAGCCGGCCTACACCTGGCCCGCACCCAATCTTCCGTGACCCAGCATATGCAGCGCCTCGAGCAGCAGGTGGGGGTCAGCCTGTTCGAGAAGCGCGGGCGGCAAAAGCAACTGACCGAGCCCGGACTGCAGTTGCTGCGCCATGCGCGCCAGATGCTGTCGTTGAATGACGAGGTGCTGAATTCCCTGCGTGAAAGCAGCCTGAGCGGCGTGTTGCGTATCGGCTCGCCGCACGATATCGCCGACACCATCCTGCCGCCGATCCTCAGCCACATCGCCCGCTCCGCGCCGCGCTTGCGCCTGGAAATCGATGTGGGGCGCAGCCCGTTTCTGATGGACGATCTGCACCGGGGCAAGGTCGACATGGTCATTTCCACCCGCTCCGACCCCACCCTGGAGGGGTTTGCCTTGCGCACCTCGCCGGTCTGGTGGATTTGTTCGGCGCAGTACATTCATCAGCCCAGCGAACCGTTGCCATTGATTCTGGTGGATGAGCCGAGCATCTACCGGCGCTATGCACTGGAGGCACTGGAGCGGGCCAATATTGCCTGGCGCCAGGCGTACCTGGCGTCGAACCTGATCGGGATCAAGGCGGCGACCCGTGCCGGGCTGGGGGTGACGCCGCGCAGCATGGAGATGCTTGGCCCGGACATGCGCGTATTGGGCGAAACGGACGGGCTGCCGCGCCTGCCGGAGGTGACGTATTACCTCTGGATCCGCCCCAACACGGCCAACCCGATTGCCAGGAAAGCCTATGACTTGATTCGTGGCAGCCAGGGCTTGTAA
- a CDS encoding MalY/PatB family protein: MSFDFDTIHPRLGTGSTKWNRYPQDVLPMWIADMDIAAPPAILQALHARLDQQVLGYSVAGPDVREAIIADLWAKYAWRVQPDELLFLPGVEPGFNMALHAFVQPGQPVVLQTPNYRPIRLAPGHWNLPRIEVAFEWIEGEYRTPLPALRQALSGAGALLLSNPHNPIGKVFPHAELLAVANACLESGALIISDEIHAELCFDGRRHIPIASLSEEIAQRTITLMSASKAYNVAGLKTCFAVVQNAEIRERFNQARCGMVDSVSPLGLEATRAAYSQCGAWLDALKHYLQANRDYLLDAVHTRLPGVVMHAPQGTFLAWLDCSALGLEDPQQFFLEQAKVGLSAGIEFGDDSQQFVRLNFGCPRSMLEEGLQRMERSLKNR; this comes from the coding sequence ATGAGCTTTGATTTCGACACGATCCACCCACGCCTCGGCACCGGCAGCACCAAGTGGAACCGCTACCCGCAAGACGTCTTGCCGATGTGGATCGCCGACATGGACATCGCCGCCCCACCTGCCATCCTTCAAGCCTTGCATGCGCGCCTCGACCAGCAGGTGCTCGGCTACAGCGTCGCCGGCCCGGATGTGCGCGAGGCGATCATCGCCGACCTGTGGGCCAAGTACGCGTGGCGCGTGCAACCGGATGAGCTGCTGTTCCTGCCGGGCGTCGAGCCGGGTTTCAATATGGCCTTGCACGCGTTTGTCCAGCCAGGCCAGCCGGTGGTGCTGCAAACCCCCAACTACCGGCCGATTCGCCTGGCGCCCGGCCACTGGAATTTGCCACGCATCGAAGTAGCGTTCGAGTGGATCGAGGGCGAATACCGCACGCCCCTGCCGGCGCTGCGCCAGGCACTGAGCGGCGCCGGTGCGCTGCTGTTGAGCAACCCGCACAACCCCATCGGCAAAGTCTTTCCCCATGCAGAACTGCTGGCCGTGGCCAACGCCTGCCTGGAAAGCGGTGCGCTGATCATCTCCGATGAAATCCATGCCGAACTGTGCTTTGACGGCCGTCGGCATATCCCGATTGCCAGCCTCAGCGAAGAGATTGCCCAGCGCACCATCACGCTGATGTCGGCGAGCAAGGCCTATAACGTGGCCGGCCTGAAGACCTGTTTTGCCGTGGTGCAGAATGCCGAAATCCGCGAGCGTTTCAACCAGGCCCGTTGCGGCATGGTCGACAGCGTCAGCCCCCTGGGCCTGGAAGCCACCCGCGCCGCCTACAGCCAATGCGGCGCCTGGCTCGACGCGCTGAAGCATTACCTGCAAGCCAACCGTGATTACCTGCTCGATGCCGTGCACACTCGCCTGCCCGGCGTGGTAATGCATGCGCCACAAGGTACATTCCTGGCCTGGCTCGATTGCAGCGCCCTGGGCCTGGAAGATCCGCAGCAGTTCTTCCTGGAACAGGCCAAGGTCGGGTTGAGCGCCGGCATTGAGTTCGGCGATGACAGCCAGCAGTTCGTGCGCCTGAACTTCGGCTGCCCACGGTCGATGCTGGAAGAGGGCCTGCAACGTATGGAACGCAGCCTGAAAAACCGCTGA
- a CDS encoding molybdopterin-binding protein codes for MTIKAINVRNQFKGVIKEILLGEVVSEIDVQTASGIVTSVITTRSVRDLELKVGSEVIAFVKSTEVSIAKL; via the coding sequence ATGACCATTAAAGCGATCAACGTGCGCAACCAGTTCAAGGGCGTGATCAAGGAAATCCTGCTGGGTGAAGTGGTGTCGGAAATCGACGTGCAAACCGCATCCGGCATCGTCACGTCGGTGATCACCACCCGCTCGGTGCGTGACCTGGAGTTGAAGGTAGGCAGCGAGGTAATTGCCTTTGTGAAGTCTACCGAAGTGTCCATCGCCAAGCTTTAA
- a CDS encoding aliphatic sulfonate ABC transporter substrate-binding protein: protein MKSFAQRLLGACALALCLQPLAQAADNDPAKVTLDYAYYSPVSLVLKHFGWLEQALPNSKVGWVLSQGSNRSLEYLNSGGVDFASSASLSAVLSRANGSPIKSVYVYSRAEWTALVVRKDSPFNSVTDLKGKKIAATKGTDPYLFTLRSLQQAGLNKDDVELVHLQHPDGRTALEKGDVDAWAGLDPHMAASQIQAGSRLLYRNKDFNSYGVVSVTEQFAKAHPQTITTVLGAYEKARDWAVKHPDEFAKLLADESGLPLEVAKLQLSRTDLSTPFLSSKDVFASKAAAPILVSEELVRKGVNVDQVIDQLLDTSFGR from the coding sequence ATGAAATCCTTTGCCCAACGCTTACTCGGCGCATGCGCCCTCGCCCTGTGCCTGCAGCCGCTGGCCCAGGCCGCCGACAACGATCCCGCAAAAGTCACTCTCGACTACGCCTACTACTCACCCGTCAGCCTGGTGCTCAAGCATTTTGGTTGGCTTGAACAAGCCTTGCCGAATTCCAAGGTAGGCTGGGTATTGAGCCAGGGCAGTAACCGCTCCCTGGAATACCTCAACAGCGGCGGCGTGGATTTCGCCTCTTCCGCCAGTTTGTCCGCGGTGCTGAGCCGGGCCAACGGCAGCCCGATCAAATCGGTGTATGTGTACAGCCGCGCCGAGTGGACGGCCCTGGTGGTGCGCAAGGATTCGCCCTTCAACAGCGTCACCGACCTCAAGGGCAAGAAAATCGCCGCTACCAAAGGCACCGACCCCTACCTGTTCACCCTGCGCAGCCTGCAACAGGCCGGGCTGAACAAGGACGATGTGGAACTGGTGCACCTGCAGCATCCGGACGGCCGCACCGCCCTGGAAAAAGGTGACGTTGACGCCTGGGCCGGCCTCGACCCGCATATGGCCGCCAGCCAGATACAGGCCGGTTCGCGCCTGCTGTATCGCAACAAGGACTTCAACAGCTACGGCGTGGTCAGCGTCACCGAGCAGTTCGCCAAGGCGCATCCGCAGACCATCACCACGGTACTGGGCGCCTATGAAAAGGCCCGGGACTGGGCGGTAAAGCACCCGGATGAGTTCGCCAAGCTGCTCGCCGATGAATCCGGCCTGCCGTTGGAAGTGGCCAAGCTGCAGCTGTCGCGTACCGACCTGAGCACGCCGTTCTTGAGCAGCAAGGATGTGTTCGCCTCCAAGGCCGCCGCGCCGATCCTGGTGTCCGAAGAGCTGGTGCGCAAAGGGGTGAACGTGGACCAGGTGATCGACCAGTTGCTCGACACCTCGTTCGGCCGCTAA